One Vigna unguiculata cultivar IT97K-499-35 chromosome 11, ASM411807v1, whole genome shotgun sequence DNA window includes the following coding sequences:
- the LOC114168629 gene encoding 3-deoxy-manno-octulosonate cytidylyltransferase, mitochondrial, which produces MANFPSPCSSSSSSSTASFGSSTSAKTWIVHGIVAGVAIAAAVGARAYMTRFDKFRSRALGIIPARYASSRFPGKPLVEILGKPMIQRTWERAKLAATLDHVVVATDDEKIADCCRQFGADVIMTSESCKNGTERCNEALQKLGKNYDIVVNIQGDEPLIEPEIIDGVVKALQAAPDAVFSTAVTSLKPEDAHDPNRVKCVIDNRGYAIYFSRGLIPFNKSGKVNQQFPYLLHLGIQSYDVKFLKIYPDLPPTPLQLEEDLEQLKVLENGYKMKVIKVNHEAHGVDTPEDVGKIESLMRERNFS; this is translated from the exons ATGGCAAATTTTCCCTCACCGTGTTcatcgtcttcttcttcttctacggCGTCGTTTGGATCCTCGACCAGCGCAAAGACGTGGATTGTCCATGGAATTGTGGCGGGAGTGGCGATTGCAGCTGCGGTGGGTGCACGCGCTTACATGACCCGATTTGACAAGTTTCGGAGCCGGGCCCTGGGTATTATACCCGCCCGATATGCCTCTTCTCGGTTTCCGGGAAAGCCTCTGGTAGAAATCCTGGGCAAGCCCATGATCCAG AGAACATGGGAAAGGGCAAAGCTGGCGGCTACATTGGATCATGTCG TTGTGGCAACTGATGATGAAAAGATTGCTGACTGCTGTCGACAATTTGGAGCTGATGTTATCATGACATCAGAATCTTGCAAAAATG GTACTGAGCGCTGCAATGAAGCCCTACAGAAACTGgggaaaaattatgatattgtTGTCAACATTCAGGGTGATGAACCACTTATTGAACCTGAGATAATAGACGGTGTTGTGAAAGCTTTGCAG GCAGCTCCAGATGCAGTGTTCAGCACTGCAGTCACATCTTTAAAGCCTGAAGATGCTCATGATCCAAATAGAGTGAAATGTGTGATAGATAATCGTGGTTATGCCATCTATTTTTCACGAGGATTAATCCCATTCAACAA GTCAGGGAAGGTTAATCAACAGTTCCCGTATTTGCTTCATCTTGGGATTCAG AGCTATGATGTGAAGTTTCTAAAGATATACCCTGATCTTCCACCTACTCCTTTGCAACTAGAGGAGGATTTGGAGCAGCTTAAAGTCCTTGAGAATGGCTACAAGATGAAG GTGATAAAGGTTAATCATGAGGCCCATGGTGTTGACACTCCGGAAGATGTTGGAAAGATAGAATCTCTAATGCGTGAGAGGAACTTCTCTTGA